A single Streptomyces sannanensis DNA region contains:
- a CDS encoding molybdopterin-dependent oxidoreductase, with amino-acid sequence MAGRIADFSTPGSLAEPGEGISPEELALAARNHALPLEALRDDLTPPGLHYVLTHYDIPAADEWRPAVHGRVRTPLTLDLPTLWSLPAAIHRVTMECAGNGRARLTP; translated from the coding sequence ATGGCCGGACGCATCGCTGATTTCAGCACTCCCGGGAGCCTCGCGGAACCCGGTGAGGGTATCAGCCCGGAAGAGCTCGCCCTGGCGGCCCGTAACCATGCCCTCCCGCTGGAGGCCCTGCGCGACGACCTCACCCCGCCCGGACTGCACTACGTCCTGACCCACTACGACATTCCCGCCGCCGACGAGTGGCGCCCGGCTGTGCACGGCCGGGTCCGCACCCCGCTGACACTCGACCTGCCCACGCTGTGGTCCCTCCCGGCCGCCATCCACCGCGTCACGATGGAATGCGCG